The sequence below is a genomic window from Xiphophorus maculatus strain JP 163 A chromosome 18, X_maculatus-5.0-male, whole genome shotgun sequence.
AGGAACATACTCAGCAACATTAGTAGAATGAGCCAATGATCCATGGCCTTTAACcttttagaaatgaaaagaaagtttaaTCAAATGATTGAACAATGATTGTCACTAGGATggttattgttttctttacataaacagaatttctgctgcagctcaataacttttattgaactgaaaaactgcaaagattGTATTGATTACTGTTAATCCAGATTCTTTTCTCTGCCAATGCGTAAATCCCCGCACTCCTGTCCAGGAGCTCCATTACCCACGTAATGTCTCCTTTTTCAAGTTTGAGATTCAAAAGTATCTcagacatgaaaaataaaaaacataataaaattgGGTAAACGTCAAACTTTTACCCAAAGGTAAACCTTTGACGTTTACCTTTGGGTAACAGTAGGTTACCTTTGGGTAAACGTCAAAGGTAGTTAAGAGTCCATCAAACTTGTTAAACTTGTTCATGTGCAGGGTATGAATGCATAACACTTAAAATGTAATATCGTACCAAATATTGCATTGAAGTAATCATTTACAGTTGTGATATTGCACACACTGATATTTTAAACATGATTGTGATTCAACATATTTTGCAGTTTACATCTATTTATAAATTACAGGGTAATTAGTCAAGatcttgaatttaaataatatctTGTATTTTGTCAATGCTTTATTGTAAACTCACCTAGTGAAGCAGAACTTGCTGTTACAAACCAAAGCTGTCACAGAAGAGGCATAGATCTTGAGAgtgaactttaaaaacatttattctctttttatgtGACTGACCACACCTACATGACCCATTTTTCAGATGGAAAACAgctatttacattttcttcaaagatCAGCCCTATTATGGAAAGCAGGTAGGCCTGTGTAATAAAGCAGCCTTGTGACCCAGTTAATCCCTTATATTTGagtaatgtttacatttttttttagctctccTGGCTCCTGTTGAGATATAAACTTTTAACAGCAATTATAGCCTGAGAACCTACAGTTTCAAACTCTCAAATGTAAAATGTCAAGCTTCAGTGCATGGCTGTTTTCAGATGCGTTCAAAGATCTTAGTTGATATTTAAGTCTTAAATAtcaacttaaatatatttaagttgaTATTTAAGTGGTCTGAGTGGTCAGACCGGCCCATCAGACCACTTGAGTGGTCTGGATGGGCCACTCAAGTACATTCATTTTACCCCAAAgtccattattttaggaaggtgtcCTTTGGTACCTAAATGGTGAAACTGTGAAGTGTGAAACAACGTTTCACATTTATGAACTTGTCTTTTACAAAAAGGGAAGTAAgattatatttgtatttatgcaAAACACTGTACCAGAACTCACCTTTGTTGAGGCCAACAACACAACGGCCCATGCAAATATTACACCTTTCATGGGATTAACAGTTGCTTTACATGTAGGAATAAAACCTAATACAGATTCTAGTTAGGAGGAAGTGTCATGATACACTGTAATTATtacttttaggtttttttctaGTATTTTCTTATTATGTTTAGTACTTTTCCATGTAATATTTCTCTGTGTTCAGCAAGGTAATCATGCGCATGGTATTTGAAGGAGATTTTTCCTAGATATTTAAGGTTCTTCTGACAATTTTGAGATTATAGGCATACAAAGCAGATAGTGAGAACATAGACTGAAACCCAACATTTAACTACTTAAAATTGGGCCTGTGCTTCTGACAAACAAAAGTAGCATTGAAATAAAGTGTCATGTTGCACATGACACTTTATACTTGATAAATATAAACCATAAATTTGTCATAACTTTTAAATCCCATTTAATTTTACAGCTCATTAGTATAGCTTCAGTTAAATAGAGCATATCAATGTTTGCATTGAAGTACTTCCTCTCCACGAATGTGGAACAGGAACagaaaatttattattttttgtctatGTCTTTTGAGGAAGACAAATGAATTGTGATATGTATAAACATGTCGATATTTACCAACATTCTTTGCACAGGTGATTACATGACATACTATTAGAAAGTGTCAGTGTTGGATATATGAAGGTTGTGCCCTCGTGTGTTGAATGTTGGTTCAACAATGATCCCACAGCTGGTCTGTTCAGGCAAGATTGTGAACTTGACTTTGAAGTGGAATGGTTAAAGAATTTTATAGCACCACTTTGATAATGGTCctttgattcatttaaaaaacttcCCTACACCACCAACATTAACTGCTTGTGTTCACagtacatataaataaatgcttttatgaTACATTGATTCATGGGTCATTGCTATAGTGGGTAAATCTATAAGACttaaatttttaaaagccaCATAAATTTCTCCTTATTatgtgttaaagaaaaacatcaataatttgttgtttacagtgtttttattgttgtttcttgtAACAAACCATTCattagaaacaaataaatttgctttttgaTCACATTTACTGCACTCACCAAGGTCTGGAAAACTGACCTGATAAGCTGCAGAGCTTGATTAGTCTAAGTGTgttgaagataaaaatataGTCTCATCACATCGTGATGTTACAATCCTCTGATTTCTGTGCTTCAGACTGTGCTTTCATGCAGGTGGTGTCAGAGTCATGGCAGCAGCATGAACTGTGAATGCTGCTATGCTGATTTGCCGCTTAACTTCCCGCCAGGCCTTCTCTGGGTCAGCTGAGTTCTCAATGTCAAACAGTGCGTCGTATATCCCAGGAAAAGACTCCCCTGCATACTTGTTATGGCTGCTGGGAGCGAAAATCACATGCCTGAAAAACAGAGTAGAGATGGGGGAGAAAAGACAGCACTGTGTTACAGGAGAGGAGATATGAGACAATATATTTGTGTATTCCTTGAAAACATGCTGAAATTAAACAGGAGAAAAGCTGGACATCCTCTGTAAAGCTCTAAAGCAAAATAAAGTAGTATGGCCTTGGATGAATTCATGAAAGGCTAAGCatcaaactaaagaaaacattaaagaaatatgTATGATGTGAGGGTTTTCTTTGGATGCAGCAACAGTTAAAATTACTTAATAGTTGAGTGTAGCACAAGAATTATATAAGacaattactgaaataactgaataaatcaATTTTGCACCTGAAAAGGCTGGTAAGTTGATCTACTCAGTGTTTTTTAAGTGTATAAAATTAGAATTTTGGAGCCAAAGTTTGTTGTAGATCAGATGGATGTATAGGAACATCTACATGGAAATaggtgaaattaaaataataatatggaaaaatataaatgtgttagatttaaaattttccactATGACGTTGGAAAAATTGAGTTTTAAAGCCCTCTctgtaaatgtcaaacattttgtcatacTATCAGCGTCCTGATTTTCATTCCTACTGACAGACACACTCATCTAAAACGTTATCTGGCAGATTAAACCTGGGCTCTTCTCTGCTCAGAAAAATGTGGATACAAGGAATAATGGAGCAAACATTCATATAAAGAGCCAAAACAGTTACCATGTACAGTGGTGATAAGTTGTCAGAGtaattaatatttgtatttattctgtaGAGCTGTTATCAAAGTATGAAGAGCACTAACCTGTAAAAGGGTCTGCCTGGCAAGCCAAGAGGATCGATGAAAGCTCTCTCAAGGTACATGAGTTGGTCATTCATGATTCGCACCTGTAAAGGACTAAAACAAAATACCACTGCACTGGAAATCACTGTTGAAAGGAACAACAGTTTCTATGTTTGCACAAATTAGAGTATTAAAGCAGTtacttattgttattttctgtttaaccACAGATGTAAAAGGTTCAAGCTCTTACTCCTCTATGTTGAGAGTCTGCAGACGCTCATGGAAACCTTTGGCTGCATTCGTAAAGTTTTCCACTGCAGAAAACAGAgactctagaaaaaaaacaaaaaaccttagAAAATACTTAACTCCAGCTGCAAAAATACGTCACCAAGCAGTAATGCCTAAACAGCAGTAGTGCCTAAACAGTATCAACAGGTAAAGGTGAACATGAGCTCACCGAATGACACTTTGTACGTCTCCATTagttctgtgtgtgtctgtgccaGATGTGCGATGCTGTCTGCGTACTTCCTCAGGGAGTCTGCGTACTCATTAGCATCGAGAGGAAGCACCTGGGAATCTGCCAACAGGAAGATGAGACCTCCTCTCACCTGAGCCACCGCCCGGAGCCTCCTGAAGGTCGGGTCGTAAAACTTCTCCACTATCTCAAAGGTTTCATACACACTGTGATAGACAGGGTAGCTACTGTATCGCTCTGTTTTCTGAAtggacacacaaacatacagagAACAGAACATTTCTGTTAGTTCTTAATATAATTACCTCCTACAAGACTCAGCTCAGAGCCAAACTGTAGTACAAGGCTTTTCTTAAATATTACTAACTATTAGAAATTTgctaactttttaaagttgGCATGTCAAAGAGATTTTTCAGTGCAACATCAGCAGAGTAAGAAAGGATTAGAAAGCGCTACGTCAGTCAAACAAAGCACACCTCTACAGACTCACactttataaatttaaaatatccaatgTGAAGGAATATTATTGAATATGTTGGACATGTGTGCAGATCCTGCACTCACCTTGTTCTTGGTGTATCTGGCTCTGCCTGCCGTGATTCCCAGCCGGATAAAATAGGCCTCAAAATCACTGCCTGACCCAAGTTTACTGATCCTAAATCAAACCAGGAAGGAAGACATACTTAGTGATTTTTGGATTTACATATATTTCCTTCCAAATAATTAGCTAAGAATagacaacatattttaaatggttGCCTATTTTTCATCTGAGAAGTTATCACATAAATTTAATAGTTTGCAAAAAGGCATCACATTAACTTCTTGTCTTTTATAATCACACttcattgtttttcagttgatcTTAATGTagattacattattttttctccatctgGAAGCATTCAAAACACAGACTTTTACAACAGTCTTTGGTGCAATAACAGCTGTGAAGACTTATGAGAGCTggttaaaaattaatcaaatcaCATGTCAGCGACTCTCGGAAAACAAGAAGCAAAATCTTCTTATCTGGCTAAAAAAGAACTCACGAATTGGTTAAAAGtactttgaaaaaatacaaaataacaaaaaaagggaTATATGAGAAAAGTCAAACACAAAAAGTATCATTGTTACTACTGACCAGGCTAACATGGTCAGGTAGTGATGCCTGCatcatcatttcattttgtcaaaGAGACTGGGTGAGGCGATCCGAAGGAAATGGAGAAAATTGAAATCTGCTGTTTTAAGAAGTGCTCAGTACCTGAGAACTTCGAATCAAAACTCTAAACCATATAGTTCACAAAACACTGgtgatattaaaaaacaaaaacttaaagtCTATGATCTGAATTGATTTTGCCACAGCCTAAGTCTTTATACAACCTTAAGcataaacatttctgcaaataataTTAGAGAAACATATAAAATCCACATGCAGAGGCCAACACAAATATAGGAGcatttgtttttaccttaattGAACCAGTAGGTGGCACTATTTTATGCTGTAATTTGTTTATACGCTCAGTTTAAGTGTGGAACTTTCTTACTGGTTACTGGTGGTTGGAAACACCAATTATTTACCGCTGCGCTTCTGCTTTGATACTGGACAGTGTTTGGGTGTGAAAGCTGCATTATGAAAACTGTAAATGTATAGttacaaatgaatgttttaagatTTGGAGGAAACACATTAAACCATACTATTTCAAAGTAGGTAGAGAGAAATTAGTGCCCATTTAGCACTTCAGCAACATCCCTCTAGGTTAATTATTCATGATTTGggattatttttgttgacaAACATATACAGTAAACAACATTTAGAGAATACTTTTTCTTCTTAACTTGTTTGTATATTGCAGTTTGTGGTTATTCATATAAAATCACAAGGTTTTATACCGGGGAGCATCACGGTCATTGGTCCAGTTGTCCCTCTTATGCCAACTCTCATACAGAGAGAattcctcctctccttcctctggacttgatatcTACACAGAAATGTGGACAGAGAATCAAACCTggacaagatttaaaaaacaaaacaagaagataggacatttaaacagaatttgGACAAAAGCTTATAGACTTCCATCACGACTCTTactgtttattgattttaatattCCATGGAAACGGTTCCTTTTTGAAGGCTTAGACATTAAACAACcaatttcaatacattttaaaagcataaaattgtacttttttaaatttaatactCAACTGTTTCTCTATATGTCTGTTTAAAAGATCCTCAACCAGCTGTGGCTTGATAATAGCCTATTAGCCACTAATGTCCTAGTATATTTGTGACTGTGTAGTTGAAACCAACAGAACAGAAATGGTAAGAGGAGaaatttgaagtttttcttctttttttaaagtttatggaAAGTTTTTCTTGCTTTCCTTGAATGAATCTGGCTTTTAAGACTTGTCTCTAAATTTCAGTAGGTTGAATATGTGAACTTTTTCAAAAGCTTAATGTAATTCTGCTTTATTCAATCATAAACCAGCTTTAATGTGTATTTGGAAACGTTGCcctcttttacatatttttgtgtggCAAGCTCTGTCCATCTGACACACGAACTGTCTCCTTCACAAATAAGTAAATGGCTTAAAGTTATTATGAATAAACTGAGAGTTGCTGGAAGAAAAATGTCACGATCCACAATCCACCAGATTTCACATCAACGTGGTGTGAGatccttttttaactttatgtaTGATTGTTGCATTATTAAAAACCCAAGATGGATATGATATTTATGAACCTCATAAGTGAACACTTAACAGAACCAGATGTATCAGACAGGCTGTGCTCACCTGCTTGGTGAGGTTGTAGACTAACGTGTGCAGTGACGGAGTGCAGTCAACCCTCAGCGTGTACATACCTGGAATTTCAAAAGGAAAATTTAAACCAATCAAATCGACTATTTCTGACTGAGAGAACAGAGTCACGCTCTTTTTTGTTCACCCTCTATGCCAGAGTCTGCATTGATGTAGGCCACAGCTCTCTCCTGCAGTAGCCTGGCATTGTCCTGTTGGGATTGATGAAGTTCAGTCAGTGCGTCTACGTGTCAATAAGCCTGTATTCATGATTGCTTCTGTGCTACCTCGGCCCATTCTGTCGATCCCAAAAGACCAAACTCTTCTGCATCCCAGCTGGCAAATATCACAGTCCTCCTCGGCCTCCAACCTACACCACGATCAGATAGAGATGACGAAAAACTGATCGCTGAATCTGTTATCTGTTTTACTCATTTGAGAAGTTGCACCTTTTTTGAGCAGCTTGCCAGCACTCCTCACTGTTTCATGAACCAGTGCTGCTCCGGACATCGGGTCGATTCCTCCAAACACCCAGGCGTCACGGTGCCCTCCCAGGATCACATGTCTGTCTGTACAATAGCAGTTCAAACCGCACTTTCTTATAAGTATATTGCCTTTtatgccaaaagtgattttctttttgcttaaaTCACCTTTCGACAACAAAAAGGGGTTGGTTTTTCACTTTTGCTGAAATATGATTTAGGCCGTTATTTTTAGGAATGTAATGATGTGAGTTTAATAAACCGCTCtgcaatttttttaataatagatTTGTAGCTCTGACACAAAACTTGCCCCGTCTATGCCTGCAAGCATCAGGCTATTCTGGTAGCAactgctaaggaaaatgattatttaatgctaaaaatacacttaatcttacaacatgtgtaaagggatagccaacactttatttggaacagttttctgtggagcatgggggagctcacaacagcagacattcaaacaaaacagggccttttcttccccattgacacaacagagcaataaatttgcattccaatgggagtgggggctacgcaggtgtctgtgaaatctcatcttaggacgtttggctccagggatcttccgtatcaggcagagatgaccacggggtagtccgccctctgcttagataaaaaacaggcacctttgctataaatcagggggcctgagggagttctaattggacgAAGAACGGAgcgccttttttgcatatattaaatagggaaactcctcttctgtttaaaaactccaggccagaaaacggagttagagttttttccatctttttactccacgttgggcgcctttgtctgtcttatgtgttttgtgtttgtctgtcttccccttgtgtgtttttattttcatgagaaaatgcatatctctgtatctctgcaactttgttgtcgattgctttgtttgagattaaaactccgtgatctgtgacgtcaacacgttttgttgttgtttcgttttagcagcacgcggttgcaggacgctcgcggagaaccccgctcgacccggttaacaggaggaaaaggagagccatgcttttccaaaatttaagctaacataataacttttctccttaacacaACCATGTATAATAATAGACAGCAGGTTTCATGAGTTGACTTTAATTAAATAAGTACCGGGCTCCAAAGCTCCTCTGATCTTTCCAATGACGTTGTAGATCCTGGTTACCTGGTTGTTGCTGTAGATGTTCATTCGGACCTTACTGCAACAAAACAGGATCCAAACAAAGATGAGAAATAAACACCAAAAGGAGCCAATGTCAAATTTAGCTCAACATTAAATGCCTGCTgcaaggaaaacatttattctagTTTCTAAGTGTGTTTGCTGTGCAGCATGCTGCTTCCATGCAGGGTTATGTGTGAAAACGAATGTGTGTCACAGACAAGAGGCACAAGAGGTAACATTGTGCTTCCACTGGCTGCTTGCCACCAAAGGGTCACAGGTTTGCAACAGAGCAACAAGAAACAAAGAGGGCAGAGTGAGGCACCTAATAAATCGAAACAGAGTGAAGACCGAACTGAAGTGGCAGACGGACAGTTTAACAGAAGAGATGTTGATTTTAACAAATGAGGGAGTGTGAGTATCATCTTATTGCTGAATGATAACTTCAGTATCAGGAACACTTACTGACTCTTGAAGTCTTCCGTGAAGCCCGGTCCAGTCTTATAGGAGACATTCAGAGCTCCTTTCCAGTTGGCGGGTGGAACCTGTCCCcccatgtttctgtttcaaatacatcgtaaatattttacataaaaaattaaagactaCTATACCTACAGCAAATATGCAAACAGTACTTTGCATATTAGATGATGATTTGGACACTTATCATCGTCACCTAGTAGAGAAAATATGTACTTTAAGAGATGTATTGCATCGTGGAAGCCGATCGGATGAACTGGAATCTTAGGAAGTCCGACTCCTTCCTCCGGGTTGAGCCTGTAGGTGTATTCTGGACGAAAACACACAAGTGTGACAAGCTGTCCTATCTACTTTTCTTTGCTAATACATCCGTAACTTTCTCTCATTTTGTCAGTTTAAATTGATAGGAAAGTTTTTATGATTTTCCATTCTTCAGCTCATTTAGGTTCCTTTGACTAAGCCATTTGAACACAtggatatgctttgatctaaactctttttctgcagctctgccTGTGTTCAGGCTAGCTCTCTTGCTAAAAGATAAACCTCAGCTATAACCTCAAGTCCTCTCCAAGCTTTCTACCCAGGATTCCTTTTTTAAGGTTTAATCCAGATTCCTATTGATAATGACCTgatccccacagcataatgtgGCCACCCCCATGTTTTATGGTGAAGGTGTTGTGTTCAGGTTCAGGTTTATGCTTTGTACTTTTCAACcacttaaataattttgtttgccgttcagaaaacacaaatagGTCACATCTGAACAGACTGTGTATTCTACAGGTGAGCTGTAGAATGACATGCCTGTTATTCCACAACATAACAAGTGTTTTGGAATAACAGCACTTGTTGTGCTGTGCTGTTATTCCACTGGTGTGTGGCGAGTTTGAAATTCCTGTGGCTTTCTCTGTGACTGTGACAAAccatgaaaaagttcaagggacaTCAACACTTTTGCTAAACATTTTATGCACTCATGCAGGCTATAGAAACCTTTTTAGCACACCTTTAGCCGGGTATCCTGGTGTGAGGGGATCTCCTGCTCCATTCAGGTTGAGAACATTTCCTCTCTGAGCTCCTCCGCCAGGCAGGTTCCAGCCGTCAGGGTACGGCTGTACAAAGCCACGATTAGTGACAGAAGTTGTCTTCTATCTATTTCCCACCACTCACAATGTCCCAGATGGTAAATAACAAGGGATCGAGAGAATGAATACTACATTTCTTACTGTTTTTACcaggaatgtgtttttttttaactttatattaGGTTACCTTGACTCCTGCAGCCCAATAATCAACAGGATCAGAGAACATAATGATTCCCTTTGCTCCTGCTGACATGGCATTCTTCACCTTTGAGACAGAATGAGCACAAGAGAAAGTGCTTATTAATGTTAGTCATGTCATGGGAACTGACAAGGCAAATTAAATGTTAGGAGATAAAACTGTAATGTAAGTCCGTCGAGTTCAGATCACATCTTTAAATACCTTATTGCCTCTGAATATTTTCCCATATCTGACTATTACAATCTTCCCTGTCACACTGATGTTCATCTCTCTCTCTAACTGGAAAAAGTCCTCTGTTCGGCCGTAGTTCACGTACACCAAATCTCCCTAAAGGGACATGGAATAAAGAGGAACCATATTTTGCTGCACTGCTTTCTGTTTCATCGTGAATGTGTGGATCTGAATGCACCTCTGGATGTCCCTTGGGAGAGTAAGCACTGTATGGAGGCACAATGTTGGAGACGTCCTCATAGCCGTGTGGAACTGGTTCAGCCAAGCTGGTGTTAAAAACCTGACAGAGCGAAGACATAGTGAGACCAGAATGACGTTAAGCTGAATAATTGAATCTGTTGCCAGCTTTTTGAAGTTCCTTGTGCTTcatattatcattatttttttgatttgacACGAAACAATGATATTTGACACAACCAACGTGTAAAGAATACGACACAATCAGTTACACAGTAATACAATCTGATGCAACATATTGTGTGCTTTTAACTCATTTTGACTTTGATGCAATTACAATCTAATATAATATGACACAATATGATACAAAGCACTACACACTACATAATACGTTACACAATTTCATGCAATATATTGCAGCATGGtacaatataataataaacaggGCTGCAGTTAAATATTATCTTAGTTGTCAACTTTTCTGATGATTAGTAATCGCAGTCGagtaatcagataaaaacaactCCAGATATCTTATTCTAGACACTGAGTTTAGTTCATACAATgccaaaaatacaaataaataattaatttacttttcaaaataagaaaatataaatttaattgcctaaaatgcaatgacATAGCATTCCTTCAGTGtacgcttgatcatttgtagaaaAGGATGcatttgcagctaaaaatacttctaataaCATATGTAGATTATATATACAGACAAAAAAGggttttatcttaaatgcaaaatgtatatgtatatattttctacagttttgcCTTAATTACTGCTcacgattaatccaattaattgtttcagccctgcTTTACTATGTTGTCTGATTTGAAAAGACTCAATACAATAAACTTTATAGCCTCCAAGTAAATATGCATTTTGAACTCCACTATCCGAAACAAATAAAGGACACTAAATATTTGTGCTTTGATCCAcatacacaaattaaaatattgagtTTTTTATGGCTCTccattttgttaataaaaactaacatagcaataataaaaaaaatactttaaacagCAGATCCAACTTATAACAAATATATAATCAAAAAACTTCATTTTAGTTTGCTTTTACACAGAATTGTTAATTTACTAATTTCAGGAGATAAGAAGCAGACTAACTAATTTAGACAATATTCTTTAAGTTTATTGGGTTTGtggttgcattttttttttaaactttgttacACTGtgtcacagatttatttttactctgcctttgtgtttttcccttgtgtgtttttcgCATCACTTGTGTTCAATTAGTCAATCAGCTCTGGTATATTTTTGGAACAAATTTCATGTTCAGCTGTTGGGTCAGGAGAGTTAGATGAACTGAATTTTACTGtccattttgtctcatttgcaTCTGACTTGAAGGTTGCAAACTGTTGCAACCTTCTGTTCTGAACTCAGTTTTATACACTGTTTGTAAATACAAACAATGATTCCAGTTATTAGTGGGGAAAAGTAATTACTCCTgttgtgaaaacataaataaactgtgATTAATCTGAGTAATCATACTGAGTAAAGTGAAATGTTGATAGTGTGTTGGTGTGAgtctgctttgctgcttcaggaccAGGATCTGAGTtgctcaaagaaaaataaataaatgaaattgaaattttGGAGTGGCCTGgtaaaaatgtatctaaatCAAGCTGAGAAGCCTTTGcattaatttaaactttatacTTGAAAATTTtccaatgtggctgaattaaaataatttggcaAAGAAAAGTGGGCTGAAAATACTCCACATTGATGTTATGGGAAACACCTAGTGACAATTGTTGCTTTTATTAGATTTAGAGGCaaatcacttttgttttttttccttcaaaatgaAACGCcactttaaatttacattttaaaagaaatatagatTTAAGAGCAAACTTTACAGCACTGTAGCTAAGTCCAATTTAGATTTCCTGTGGCTTGCTTCCTTTTGGTATCATCTCTttttataaactaaaacatacaatttgaacaaaatattaaatataaaactaccACAGTAAATTGCGAGAGCTTATTAAATTAGTGTTGATACATTGAAATcgtgatgaaaataaaataaataaataaaaaaaacagtgaccACACATCACCTTTACTGAGCTGGTGGAGACTTAAACACATTTGGGATTTTATTACcataaaatcaaactttctCACTTTGTGCCTCCAGACATGGTGATCAAAAGTGGACATGCGTGTTGTCCAGCTGGACGTTTGTCAGCTGAAAAGTATTACTGAattatcttaaatgtaaatcCAAATTTTGCCAAAATTTCTTAATGCATCCCAGTACGCAGCTGGGATGCATTAGTCCCAGTCCCAGTTCTTTGTTGGCTTTGTGCTGTTTCATTATCTGTGTCATAAGACACAAGCAGAGGTTTATCTCACAGTGAAACTATAAAAGGACCTTGGACCTGAGCTAAAACTTGCCGAGGGAAGGAGGAGAAACTGCCTGGAGTGTATGTGATCCCCACATGCTCTTCACAAACACACTCTGAGGTAGTTTGTGGACTGAATTAGCCTTGTCATTGAAATTTGTGAGAAAATCCACATCTTTTCACCCTATTGGGATAAATGAAGTGATTGTGGAGAATCT
It includes:
- the folh1b gene encoding putative N-acetylated-alpha-linked acidic dipeptidase; this translates as MKRESRLVRWIWWTVVVTALFLLGFCIGWFSKPSKATTNNHKTSSKYLVEFLDEMQSDLIRDHLRKFTRLPHLAGTEQNLKYAEEIMKEWQDFGLDSVEMVPYDILLSYPNKSEPNYISIVDHNGKEVFNTSLAEPVPHGYEDVSNIVPPYSAYSPKGHPEGDLVYVNYGRTEDFFQLEREMNISVTGKIVIVRYGKIFRGNKVKNAMSAGAKGIIMFSDPVDYWAAGVKPYPDGWNLPGGGAQRGNVLNLNGAGDPLTPGYPAKEYTYRLNPEEGVGLPKIPVHPIGFHDAIHLLKNMGGQVPPANWKGALNVSYKTGPGFTEDFKSHKVRMNIYSNNQVTRIYNVIGKIRGALEPDRHVILGGHRDAWVFGGIDPMSGAALVHETVRSAGKLLKKGWRPRRTVIFASWDAEEFGLLGSTEWAEDNARLLQERAVAYINADSGIEGMYTLRVDCTPSLHTLVYNLTKQISSPEEGEEEFSLYESWHKRDNWTNDRDAPRISKLGSGSDFEAYFIRLGITAGRARYTKNKKTERYSSYPVYHSVYETFEIVEKFYDPTFRRLRAVAQVRGGLIFLLADSQVLPLDANEYADSLRKYADSIAHLAQTHTELMETYKVSFESLFSAVENFTNAAKGFHERLQTLNIEDPLQVRIMNDQLMYLERAFIDPLGLPGRPFYRHVIFAPSSHNKYAGESFPGIYDALFDIENSADPEKAWREVKRQISIAAFTVHAAAMTLTPPA